The following proteins are encoded in a genomic region of Helicobacter sp. MIT 21-1697:
- the lpxB gene encoding lipid-A-disaccharide synthase, which translates to MQPQSAHSTPKRLFVSACEPSANLHLKFLAQNLDTSTHICGVFEKETFANFPYATPSYTLKDFAIMGFFDVIKKLAFFKQAIQNMSELAAQCDVVLLMDSSSFNLPIAKILKKNALKAPVIYYILPQVWAWKSWRAKEIEAVCDYLCAILPFELAMYPNAVAQNRAFYVGHPLLDEIPTLKEQPLPLENGKITFMPGSRKGEIRRIFPIFAAVAKELTNPKILVLPEHFKHLDKRTIHDIYGEDIQYFELSFDANTALLESSFAFVCSGTATLQATLIGTPLVLGYKTRTIDVMIARAFVRLKHIGLANILYNALHCGNPRLGEKEIHIELIQSQLTKENLLNAYSTTNPQVFFAKAQEIRNYLAYGSATKVARLLGENLTKRKPNA; encoded by the coding sequence ATGCAACCTCAAAGCGCTCATAGCACACCCAAACGCCTTTTTGTGAGTGCGTGTGAGCCAAGTGCGAATCTCCATCTTAAATTTCTTGCCCAAAACCTTGATACATCTACTCATATCTGTGGCGTATTTGAAAAAGAGACTTTTGCCAACTTCCCCTATGCTACGCCCTCTTACACGCTTAAAGATTTTGCAATTATGGGATTTTTTGATGTGATAAAAAAACTTGCTTTTTTCAAACAAGCCATTCAAAATATGAGCGAGCTTGCTGCACAATGCGATGTAGTGCTGCTTATGGATAGCTCAAGTTTTAACTTACCCATTGCCAAGATTCTTAAAAAAAATGCACTCAAAGCACCTGTTATATATTATATCTTGCCGCAAGTATGGGCGTGGAAGTCGTGGAGAGCTAAAGAGATAGAGGCTGTATGCGATTATTTATGTGCGATTTTACCTTTTGAACTTGCTATGTATCCCAATGCAGTGGCTCAAAATAGGGCATTTTATGTCGGACACCCTTTGCTTGATGAGATTCCCACGCTTAAAGAACAGCCTTTACCCCTTGAAAATGGTAAAATTACCTTTATGCCCGGCAGTCGCAAAGGTGAAATAAGGCGGATTTTTCCGATTTTTGCTGCTGTAGCAAAAGAGCTTACGAATCCTAAGATTCTTGTGCTACCTGAACATTTTAAGCATCTAGACAAGAGGACGATACACGATATATATGGGGAGGATATACAATATTTTGAGCTTAGCTTTGATGCCAATACAGCGCTTTTGGAGAGTAGTTTTGCTTTTGTCTGCTCTGGCACTGCTACACTTCAAGCCACTCTCATTGGCACACCGCTTGTGTTAGGATATAAAACACGCACGATTGATGTGATGATTGCACGAGCCTTTGTGAGACTCAAACATATCGGACTTGCTAATATTCTTTATAATGCTTTGCATTGCGGGAATCCTCGCCTAGGTGAAAAAGAGATTCACATTGAGCTTATCCAATCTCAACTCACAAAAGAGAATCTCCTTAATGCCTACTCTACAACCAATCCACAAGTATTTTTTGCCAAAGCCCAAGAGATTCGCAACTACCTCGCCTATGGCAGTGCTACAAAAGTCGCGAGATTGCTTGGTGAAAATTTAACCAAAAGAAAACCAAATGCTTAA
- a CDS encoding alpha-1,2-fucosyltransferase, protein MAQFCAHKQFCSRTYFEGFFTHREYFSEIESILRKEFTPLFLSEHTQILQKHIISTPNSAFLHIRRGDYYLDKHWTFIKLGSAYYNAALKELIKKVSRPIVFVFSDDILWCKQHFTQCLDSILYRQVEFVFIEGNDEGNAIEDLTLMRSCQNGIMANSTFSYWAAFLINNPSKLICAPARFSYNPHSYLPHHLFPDWIKFDDIWGTQIP, encoded by the coding sequence ATGGCACAATTTTGCGCTCATAAACAATTTTGCTCGCGCACATATTTTGAAGGATTTTTTACTCATCGTGAATATTTTTCAGAGATAGAGAGCATACTTCGCAAAGAATTTACACCACTTTTTTTGAGTGAGCACACACAAATCCTACAAAAACACATTATTTCCACACCAAACTCTGCGTTTTTACACATTCGCAGAGGAGATTATTATTTAGATAAACATTGGACATTTATCAAACTTGGCAGCGCCTATTATAATGCTGCACTTAAGGAGCTTATAAAGAAAGTTTCTCGTCCGATAGTATTTGTTTTTAGCGATGATATACTTTGGTGTAAGCAACATTTCACACAATGCTTGGATTCTATCCTTTATCGCCAAGTAGAATTTGTATTTATAGAAGGTAATGATGAGGGTAATGCAATAGAAGACCTCACACTTATGCGAAGTTGTCAAAATGGCATTATGGCAAACTCCACTTTTAGCTATTGGGCAGCTTTTCTTATTAATAATCCCTCTAAACTTATTTGCGCACCAGCACGTTTTAGCTACAATCCACACTCTTATTTGCCACATCATTTATTTCCTGATTGGATAAAATTTGATGATATTTGGGGCACACAAATACCTTAA
- a CDS encoding BspA family leucine-rich repeat surface protein: MNKLLYLMMCVIMVFISNGCEDSQKTKYKYHPKDRAELVELLNKTDAIHLSEIDTSAITDMSYLFSRFSTEQCHDLFAEYFKFIESFVIITTMEQAAQKGDKWIPTEADKQAMKDYLIAQWETEREKCVHNVRGRTDFSGIESWNVANVKDMSYMFGGVENFNEPLGKWNVSRVQNMRGMFVKTAFNQDIQSWDTSNVENMNAMFARSAFNQPLNGWNVSKVKDMSLMFYETSHFNQPLNDWDISQVEDMNFMFQESKVFYQNLASWGEKLNPQVRTYLMFEDSPLQSNPPKWYKRI; the protein is encoded by the coding sequence ATGAACAAACTTTTATATCTAATGATGTGTGTCATAATGGTATTTATAAGTAATGGTTGCGAGGATTCCCAAAAAACAAAGTATAAATACCACCCAAAAGATAGAGCGGAGTTGGTAGAGCTGCTTAACAAAACAGATGCCATTCATTTAAGCGAGATTGATACAAGTGCTATTACCGATATGAGTTATCTTTTTTCACGCTTTAGCACAGAGCAATGCCACGATTTATTTGCAGAGTATTTTAAATTTATAGAATCTTTTGTGATTATCACCACTATGGAGCAAGCTGCTCAAAAAGGGGATAAGTGGATTCCCACAGAAGCAGATAAGCAGGCTATGAAAGATTATCTCATAGCACAATGGGAGACAGAGAGGGAGAAGTGCGTTCATAATGTCAGAGGGAGAACAGATTTTAGTGGGATAGAATCGTGGAATGTAGCTAATGTCAAGGATATGAGTTATATGTTTGGGGGTGTGGAGAACTTTAATGAGCCTTTGGGCAAATGGAATGTAAGCAGGGTGCAAAATATGCGCGGTATGTTTGTTAAAACTGCATTTAACCAAGATATACAATCGTGGGATACTTCAAATGTGGAGAATATGAATGCGATGTTTGCAAGAAGTGCGTTTAATCAGCCGCTCAATGGCTGGAATGTGAGTAAAGTTAAGGATATGTCTTTAATGTTTTATGAAACATCGCATTTCAATCAACCTTTGAATGATTGGGATATTTCACAAGTAGAGGATATGAACTTTATGTTTCAAGAGAGCAAGGTTTTTTATCAAAACCTTGCGAGTTGGGGCGAGAAGCTTAATCCTCAAGTGCGGACATATTTGATGTTTGAGGATTCGCCTTTGCAATCAAACCCACCCAAATGGTATAAAAGGATATAA
- a CDS encoding sodium-dependent transporter → MSNFSKIGFILAALGSSVGLGHIWRFPYIAGTNGGGAFVLLYLFLALSLGIAMLIGEMLIGNKGGGANAVKSYENLDPSPNKKWRLAGFTLIGGPIILSFYAIVLGWVFYYLFMVSFNLPNDMHTSETIFNTLYTNGFVPQTLGLFFVMGITALVISRGVKKGIEALNLVLTPLLFIIFFVLLLYAMSMDSFSKAVHFMLSFDINEAKKALTLNVFIDSLGQVFFSLSLGVGIIITYAASSQSNQNLLKSALWVVLSGILIAIMAGLMIFTFVYEYNGEVGGGAGLIFITLPVMLSHLGILGNTIACLFLIAFSFAGITSAISLLEPAVMYVCETYHWSRAKATWSIAGAISALGFLIICSICTPMAEYLTIGGKSLMDSVEFLSANVIMTLGGLLAVIFIGWAVPKAQLRQYTAHFFNNTAFAFWHIIMRFIAPLITIMILVAVSIKFFTGQDAVDFIFTSLGL, encoded by the coding sequence ATGAGTAATTTTAGCAAAATCGGTTTTATTCTCGCGGCACTTGGTAGCTCTGTGGGCTTGGGACATATTTGGCGTTTTCCCTACATTGCTGGGACAAATGGCGGGGGGGCGTTTGTGCTTTTGTATTTATTTTTAGCACTCTCACTTGGCATTGCAATGCTTATTGGAGAAATGCTTATTGGAAACAAGGGGGGGGGCGCTAATGCTGTTAAAAGCTATGAGAATCTTGACCCAAGTCCAAATAAAAAATGGCGTTTGGCTGGTTTTACGCTTATTGGCGGTCCTATTATCTTATCTTTTTATGCCATCGTGCTAGGCTGGGTATTTTACTATCTCTTTATGGTAAGCTTTAACCTCCCTAACGATATGCACACCTCTGAAACAATCTTTAACACTCTCTATACAAATGGCTTTGTGCCACAAACGCTCGGTTTGTTTTTTGTAATGGGCATCACAGCATTGGTTATCTCTCGCGGCGTTAAAAAAGGCATTGAAGCTTTGAATCTTGTCCTTACTCCACTTCTTTTTATTATATTTTTTGTCTTATTACTCTATGCGATGAGTATGGATTCTTTTAGTAAGGCTGTGCATTTTATGTTAAGCTTTGATATAAATGAAGCCAAAAAAGCGCTGACACTTAATGTATTTATTGATTCTCTAGGGCAGGTGTTTTTCTCACTCTCACTCGGGGTAGGTATCATCATCACTTATGCTGCCTCCTCTCAAAGCAATCAGAATCTCCTCAAAAGCGCACTTTGGGTAGTGCTATCTGGGATTTTAATCGCCATTATGGCTGGACTTATGATTTTTACATTTGTATATGAATATAATGGTGAAGTAGGAGGAGGTGCTGGACTCATCTTTATAACTTTGCCTGTTATGCTCTCTCATCTTGGCATATTAGGCAATACCATCGCTTGTTTATTCCTCATTGCCTTTAGTTTTGCGGGGATTACTTCTGCGATTTCGCTCCTTGAACCTGCTGTAATGTATGTGTGTGAAACCTATCATTGGAGCAGAGCAAAAGCGACTTGGAGCATTGCTGGGGCAATTAGCGCACTTGGGTTTCTTATCATTTGCTCCATTTGCACACCTATGGCAGAATATCTCACTATTGGTGGCAAGTCGCTTATGGATAGCGTTGAATTTCTCTCTGCAAATGTGATTATGACGCTCGGGGGACTTTTAGCAGTTATATTTATCGGCTGGGCTGTGCCAAAGGCTCAATTACGACAATACACCGCACATTTTTTTAATAACACTGCCTTTGCATTTTGGCATATTATTATGCGCTTTATCGCACCGCTTATTACTATTATGATACTTGTAGCGGTAAGTATAAAGTTTTTTACAGGGCAGGACGCGGTAGATTTTATTTTTACATCTTTAGGGCTGTGA